The genomic interval CTCGACTGTTTCTACGAGCGCTGCAGCTTCACGATCCTTCCTTCCGTGCGCGAGGGCTTCGGGCTCGTCGTCGTAGAGAGTTGGCTGCACCATCGGCCCGCCATCATCACTTCCCGTGCGGGGATCGCGGATCTCGTCCGGGAGGGGAAGAATGGGCTCCTGTTCGATCCGGATGAGCCGGGCGCCCTGGCCCGGCAGATGGGAAGATTGCTCGCCGGTCACCCCACCGAGCTCTCGAAGGCGTTGATCCGCGGGGGGTCCCTCGCAGCAGAGAAGTGCTCCGTTGAAACCGCGGTCCAGGCCGAGCGCGCCCTCTTGACCGAAGTCGTGGAGGCCTAGATGATCGATCTGTACGCCACGCTTTGGTCCTTCGCGCTCGCCGGCCTGACCCTGCTACTGACCTGGGCGTCCGCGATGCTCGCGAGCTGGCTCATCGGCCGATTCATGCAACAGAGCTCGCCTCAAGTGACGAGCGGCGCCCGTCGTCTGGGCGCGGTCATCGTGTGGCTGATCGGCTCGATCTTGGCCATCCAGGAGCTCGGCGTCAGCCCGCTCATCCTGATCGTGGTGATCGCTCTCGTGGGGATCGCCGCACTGATCGCGGTGCGGGAGCCGCTGGGGAACTATGGGGCGAAGTACTTCACGGATGTCTACACGCCGTTCAAGGTGGGGGACACGATCCGGGTGCAGGGGTACGCCGGGAAGGTCATCGCGATCAACGCGATCACGACCGTGCTCCTCACCGACAATGAGCAACTGATCTCTGTCCCGAACTCGGTGTTCATCACGGATATCGTGGTCAACACCACCCCGCAGGCCTGGAAGGAGGTCACGATCCCCATCTCGATCGGCCCGAGCGTCGATCTGCCGGCGTTCGAGAGCGAGCTCCTGAAGAACCTCTCGAAGCTGAAGCTGCGTCTCGATCGGCAGTTCCCGCCGCTGCTATCGACCAAGTCTCGCACCGCGCAATCCACCGATCTGACGTTGACGGTGATGCTGCGGCGCCCCGAGGAACGGGACGCCGTGACCGTCGAGGTCAACAAGCGCGTTGCCGAAGTGCTGCAGCACACGCGAACGAACCGCCGGTGAGCCCCGCTCGACCGTTCGGCACGCACGGGGACCTACGATCTCGGAGCCGAACGGGGTCCGCTCGGGGCGGAACTCACCCATCGGGCGACGGGCCCTTAGAGGAACTCCTCGACCCCGCGTTCGAACGGTTCGTGTGCGGCATAGCCGACGAGGGACTCCCCGGGCCCGGAGGGAACATCCTGCTCTACTCGTTCGAGCTGGTCGAGTCGCTCGCCAAATCCGGACGGATGGACCGGGCGTTGAAGCATTGGCGCACGCTGCTCGATCTCGCGGACCCCCTGCTCCTGTTCTCGGAGGAGTTCGACCCTGCCTCGAATCGACCCCTCGGTAACTATCCTCAGGCGTTCACGCACATCGGCGTCCTCCGAGCGGCATTCGCCCTCGGACTCGTCGGGTCCGACGACTAGGACCATCGGGTCACCGTCGCGTGACGGGCAGGCCGCCCCATCATCCAAGCGTGGGGTGCTTCTAAGTCGGTCCGTGGTCTCCCGAGGGTTCCGTCATGACAAGCCGTGATACGATCCGCATCCGCCGGATCCGTCCCGAGGACTGGGACGCGCTTCGCATCCTTCGACTCGCGGCGCTGGAGACCGATCCGCTCGCCTTTGGGAGCAACCTGCGCCGAGAACAGGAGTCCGACCCCCAGAAATGGAAGAATTGGGCGACCCGTGGAAGCACCGGAACCCGGGAAGCCATCTACGTCGCGGAGAACGAGCCCGGCCAGCTGGTCGGCATGATCGGCAGCTTCACCGAGGACGGGCAGCCGCACGTCTGGGGGATGTGGGTCCACCCCAAGAGCCGAGGGAAGGGGATCGGCGGCCGACTCTTGGACCAGCTCCTGGGTTGGCTCGCTTCGGCCGCCCCCGTCCGAACCGTCCTCCTCGAGGTCAACCCAAGCCAGGAGGCGGCGAGCTCTCTCTATGCGGGGCGAGGGTTTGTGCGGACGGGGCGAACACGGCCTCTCGGGCACAGCCCTCCCGCGATCGTTGAGGAGATGGACCGGAAACCGACCGTTGCCGGATAATCCCGAGAACCGTGGCGGGCCCTGGGATTACGGGGGAGAGCCGGCCGCTAGGCTCTGCTTCTGGCGCGCACGATGGGTCGCCAATCCGTCGATACTGGTCTCGTTCTTCTCGGTCCGATACTCTTCGAGTCCTTCGGCCCCTTTCACGGCGGCCCATTTCGTGAGCATCGTGCGGTGAGCCTTGAACTCCATGAGCGGAACGGCGTACCCGCAGGAGGTCTGGACCCGTTCCACCCGGACCGTCACGATCTGGCGAGCGCCTTCCAGGTCCGGGAAGAGCGGCCGCAGCTCCTTCCACCGCGGCGATCCCGGGAGGTGCACCGACCCCTGACCATAGATCCGAAGGACGTTCGGCGGCCCTTCGAAGGCGCAGAGCATGATCGTGATGCGGCCGTTCTCGAGGATGTGGGCGCTCGTCTCGTTCCCGCTCCCCGTGAGGTCGAGGTACCCGAGCTCCTGAGACGAGAGGACCTTCAGGGTCTCGAGCCCCTTGGGAGAGACGTTGATGTGGGTGCTGGGACTCAGCGGCGCCGTCGCGACGAAGAAGACGTGCTGGCGGCCCAGGAACGATTGAAGCTCGGAGGGAAGTTGCGAGTGCACTTCTCCCATCGCGGATGGGCCACCCTCTCGGGACACAAACCAGTTGCGTTTCGCGGGAGTCCCCCGTGGCAATCTTTCGATCGACGCGATTCGGAACTCACCCAATGAGTTTCGTGTAGGTCGACTCGAACGGTTCGTCGACCAATCTCTCGACCCGCTCGAGGAACTCTCGCGTGTGGGGGAGCGTGCGATGGAGCACGTGTGCGCTCTCCTCGACCCAGAGCGAGGTGATGACGAATAGCCGGGGATCGTGTACCGCACGAAACGCCTGCACGCTCAGACACTGCGCCTCGCCGCGGACCGGATCGAGGATGCCGAGGACCGCATCGAGGAGGGGCGTCTCGTTCCCGGCTCGAGCATGAAATCGGGTGGAGACCTGCACTACTTTGGTGGAATCCCACCGGGAGTAACACCCACCTGTCCGGAACTCTCGGTCGGGGCTTGTTTCCGCTGGACATCGGGTCTTAAGGCCGGCCTCCGATCGTCCGGGCGGCATGGGCATCGCTCGCCCGCCGCTGAAGAAGAGCCCCAGTCTCTCCCGATTGCAAGCCCACATCCAGCAGATTGGCATCGGAGGCCCGTTCCGAGATACGCCTCGCGAACGGCACCGACGAGCGCTCGCCCTCCAGTACACGCTCGGTCTGCTGCTCCCCGGGGAGCGCAAGAGCATGCAGCCGACCGTCGACCGAGTTCCGGAAGCCCAATACGAGGCGATCCAGAACTTCATCACCGACTCCCCCTGGGATTGGCACGAGACCCAAGACCGCCTCCTCGAGAAGATGACACGAGAGCTGGGCTCCCCGAAGGGCATCCTGATCGTCGATGACGTTCCGCTGGTGAAGAAAGGAGCGAAGAGTCCGGGAGTGTCCCGCCAGTATTGTGGTGTGACGGGTGGGGTGGACAATTGCCAGGCGTTGGTGGACACGTTCTATCTGGCGCCCAGTGAGGGAAGGAATCGGGAGGCGGTAGGGTTCTGCTTCGCCTTGGACCTCTACCTCCCCAAGGCTTGGGCGGAGCACCCGGAGCGCTGTCGGGAGGCCGGGATCCCGACCCCCGTGGCCTTCCGAGAGAAGTGGCGAATCGGCCTCGAGCAAATCGACCGGGCTCGACGGCATGCGCTCCCCCATCGCGCGGTGCTCTCCGATTGTGGCTACGGGGACACGCAGGAGTTTCGGGCGGAGTTACGTCGGCGTGACGAACCGTATGTGATGGAAGTCACGGCGAGCGAAGTTCGCGCGGTCCCCGTCTCGACACCGATCCTGGCTCCCGGGGAGCGACCTCCCGGCGAAACCGGAGGCCGACGGACCACCAAGGCCCATCTCCTTCCGGGGACGGCCACGGCCAGTCCTCAGTCGCTGGCCGAGGGAGTGACGGACTGGGTGACGATTCGATGGGGCGAGGGAACGAAGGGACCGCTGGAGGGGCGGTTCGCTCGACGGAAGGTACGAATCTGTCGGGGCGCGTTTCCGACGGAGGAGGTGGGATGGCTGTTGATGGAGGATCACCCAGAGGGCCTGCGGGCCTGGGTCTGCTGGGGCCTCGAGAAGGCCGACGTGAAGGAATTGGCCGCGATCGCGCACGGTCGGTGGGGCATCGAGCGGTTC from Thermoplasmata archaeon carries:
- a CDS encoding mechanosensitive ion channel domain-containing protein, translated to MIDLYATLWSFALAGLTLLLTWASAMLASWLIGRFMQQSSPQVTSGARRLGAVIVWLIGSILAIQELGVSPLILIVVIALVGIAALIAVREPLGNYGAKYFTDVYTPFKVGDTIRVQGYAGKVIAINAITTVLLTDNEQLISVPNSVFITDIVVNTTPQAWKEVTIPISIGPSVDLPAFESELLKNLSKLKLRLDRQFPPLLSTKSRTAQSTDLTLTVMLRRPEERDAVTVEVNKRVAEVLQHTRTNRR
- a CDS encoding GNAT family N-acetyltransferase; its protein translation is MTSRDTIRIRRIRPEDWDALRILRLAALETDPLAFGSNLRREQESDPQKWKNWATRGSTGTREAIYVAENEPGQLVGMIGSFTEDGQPHVWGMWVHPKSRGKGIGGRLLDQLLGWLASAAPVRTVLLEVNPSQEAASSLYAGRGFVRTGRTRPLGHSPPAIVEEMDRKPTVAG
- a CDS encoding pyridoxamine 5'-phosphate oxidase family protein, which translates into the protein MGEVHSQLPSELQSFLGRQHVFFVATAPLSPSTHINVSPKGLETLKVLSSQELGYLDLTGSGNETSAHILENGRITIMLCAFEGPPNVLRIYGQGSVHLPGSPRWKELRPLFPDLEGARQIVTVRVERVQTSCGYAVPLMEFKAHRTMLTKWAAVKGAEGLEEYRTEKNETSIDGLATHRARQKQSLAAGSPP
- a CDS encoding antibiotic biosynthesis monooxygenase — translated: MQVSTRFHARAGNETPLLDAVLGILDPVRGEAQCLSVQAFRAVHDPRLFVITSLWVEESAHVLHRTLPHTREFLERVERLVDEPFESTYTKLIG
- a CDS encoding IS701 family transposase, with product MGIARPPLKKSPSLSRLQAHIQQIGIGGPFRDTPRERHRRALALQYTLGLLLPGERKSMQPTVDRVPEAQYEAIQNFITDSPWDWHETQDRLLEKMTRELGSPKGILIVDDVPLVKKGAKSPGVSRQYCGVTGGVDNCQALVDTFYLAPSEGRNREAVGFCFALDLYLPKAWAEHPERCREAGIPTPVAFREKWRIGLEQIDRARRHALPHRAVLSDCGYGDTQEFRAELRRRDEPYVMEVTASEVRAVPVSTPILAPGERPPGETGGRRTTKAHLLPGTATASPQSLAEGVTDWVTIRWGEGTKGPLEGRFARRKVRICRGAFPTEEVGWLLMEDHPEGLRAWVCWGLEKADVKELAAIAHGRWGIERFHEEAKMELGLDHFEGRRWRGLNHHLTLMLITHTFLVREQLRAQPERVEGSEELPTLAEMRRRVVFEVAWALVSRAVLSRRKAERVRWGLAIAHYWAGAG